From the genome of Nicotiana tabacum cultivar K326 chromosome 2, ASM71507v2, whole genome shotgun sequence:
aaaaaaaattaaatattcgttgcttttgggagatattaacAGACTAACGCACAAGATaaaaaattgggaaaatcatgaattagggcttaaatcaataaaaaaggtctttacttttaaatttaatacttttgagttcccttttaaaccttttgagtaattaccaaactgacttttgagaatttaggTATTATATAaaggactaattcaacaaattttattttaatttgaaaaagtctttgGGGCTTGCTACTTATTAAAAAACGCGGCCCGAACGCCCGTGGCGTACGCCTTACGCCTcatgagactttcgccccacaccatcgccccgaGGCTTTTTTGGTACGCCCCGGGGCTCGCCCtagaaacgccttttaaaacagagcCTATGACATGTGCCTAATGGACATTTTCAATTAAATTCTGATAGCGGAAAGATGGAAATTTTGGAATTTGTTTTTTTGGCTTCGCTTGTATTTCTAGTAATCGAAAaggataaaaaaaattcatataagACTTGGCAGCTGGAGGGGAAAAAAACACGGGCTTCTTGTTAAAGGTACTTGTAAGTTTACTTGTACCCACAAATCATGTGACACCTTTTTCCTTAGACCTTGTGCAACTTGAGCGAGTCCGATCAAGAGAAAAAATCACATGTTTATTAGCGAAAGTTGTATATACACTTGTGAACGAGTGAAACTGCTTTTGATATAATCTTATCCTGAATTTAGGATCTAGAGTTTGTAAGTTGTGCGGAACTAGGATTTCAACCTTATGGGTTTTGGATCTTAGTACATGACTGACGACTTCAAGTAttagttactgggttctaaatttaatatttgtacatatttgatgaattttaaacaTCAAATACACTGTTTGAACAAAAGCTACTGAGTTCGGCCGCACTTATAGTTCGGCTTGTGCTTCCACCCCTGTCAATGAATTTAATTGAACACACCTAACCCATCCTAGATCTGCCTCTGGCTGGTACACGCATTCATGATCACAGGGAAGTTATTCGATGTTCTAACTGCTAAAATTGTTCTTGATTAGATTATAGTTGCTGATTACAATACCTATGTTCTCCAATTTGTACTTGTTATAAGTTGTTTATGTGAATTGACTTGGTTTGTGTAGGTGGCCATACTTGAGCAATCAGTGAGCCCTGGTGGAGGTGCCTGGCTAGGAGGACAACTCTTCTCGGCCATGGTTGTGCGTAAGCCAGCACATCTCTTCTTGAACGAGCTAGGCATAGACTATGACGAGCAAGACAACTACGTGGTCATCAAACATGCTGCCTTGTTCACCTCAACCATCATGAGCAAGCTTTTGGCCAGGCCAAACGTGAAACTCTTCAATGCTGTTGCAACAGAGGACCTTATTGTGAAGAACGGAAGAGTTGGTGGTGTTGTCACTAACTGGTCTTTGGTTTCTCAGAACCACGACACACAATCTTGCATGGACCCCAACGTTATGGAGGCTAAGATTGTGGTCAGCTCCTGTGGCCACGACGGTCCCATGGGTGCCACTGGTGTTAAGAGGCTTAAGAGCATTGGCATGATCAACCATGTTCCTGGGATGAAAGCTTTGGACATGAACGCTGCTGAGGATGCAATTGTTAGACTTACCAGAGAGGTTGTACCTGGAATGATTGTTACTGGGATGGAAGTTGCTGAAATTGACGGAGCACCAAGAATGGTAAGTAAACTTGTCACACTTTTAACTCCTATATAATTACTCGTGCACCATTAGATTTGTACCTACAGATAAGTGTGAGATGTAGAGAGCGTCTAGTCTAAAAGTATTCCAAATTTGCCTTGATAAAGTAGAATGGATACATTTTGCTTATATAACCGATCCCAAGATATAAGAACTTGACAGTAAAATTGAAGTGTAACTAATTGGAGGTGTTTGTATTGTTCAGGGACCAACTTTTGGAGCTATGATGATATCAGGGCAGAAGGCAGCACACCTTGCGCTAAGGGCATTGGGATTGCCTAATGCACTCGACGGGACAGCAGAGTCAAGCATTCATCCGGAGCTTATCTTGGCTGCAGCTGATGATGCTCAGACAGCAGATGCTTAAAATCTTGAATGTATAATATTTCTCTAAAAAAGATTAGTTTTTCCTAGGTGAGCGTGGTTTGTGGTTGAGAGAAATTGGCAAGGGGGATGAATAAAAGTCTGCAGGATGAATGTCACTGTGTACCTTTGGCTGTTTCATGtctattcttcttttcttttgattcACTTCGAGGTCAAAACTTTGATGTGAAAAAGTTGTAGATTGTAGATTTCGTTAAATAATCCTATGGGCTTTTTGGCGTCGTTTTGGTACCTCCTAAGTTATGGCCCATGGGTGAAGCCATTTTTTGAACATGATT
Proteins encoded in this window:
- the LOC107798781 gene encoding thiamine thiazole synthase, chloroplastic-like — encoded protein: MATMASTLASSVVVSKTNFLDTHKSSFSGIPLFSQVRLKPVKSAQQNMTISMSADSSPPPYDLNAFTFNPIKESIVSREMTRRYMTDMITYADTDVVIVGAGSAGLSCAYEISKNPNVQVAILEQSVSPGGGAWLGGQLFSAMVVRKPAHLFLNELGIDYDEQDNYVVIKHAALFTSTIMSKLLARPNVKLFNAVATEDLIVKNGRVGGVVTNWSLVSQNHDTQSCMDPNVMEAKIVVSSCGHDGPMGATGVKRLKSIGMINHVPGMKALDMNAAEDAIVRLTREVVPGMIVTGMEVAEIDGAPRMGPTFGAMMISGQKAAHLALRALGLPNALDGTAESSIHPELILAAADDAQTADA